One window of the Camelina sativa cultivar DH55 chromosome 1, Cs, whole genome shotgun sequence genome contains the following:
- the LOC104750371 gene encoding uncharacterized protein LOC104750371 has product MALHGSGFLWKVSSSVDVTSLFGGSTKLLHLPKSYPTHCNMVSANNAFGLAHLKLQNKEPCSRLRPCRVKREDSNQTADVESISVDENTLKQDLEIAIQEENYVEAAKIRDKLKELQEDNKASVLSANSRFYQSFRNGDLAAMQSLWSKSGNPCCVHPGAKGITGYDYVMESWEFVWMNYEFPLQIELKDVEAHVRGEVGYVTCMEFVKTKGSSSWGAQFVSNVFERIDGQWFICIHHASPVDI; this is encoded by the exons ATGGCGCTTCATGGGTCTGGATTCTTATGGAAA GTTTCAAGCTCAGTAGATGTCACTTCTCTGTTTGGTGGTTCAACGAAGCTGCTTCACTTGCCTAAATCTTATCCCACTCATTGCAACATGGTTTCAGCCAACAATGCATTTGGGTTGGCTCATCTCAAGCTGCAAAACAAAGAACCGT GCTCTCGCCTTAGGCCTTGTCGAGTGAAACGCGAGGACAGTAACCAAACTGCAGATGTTGAAAGCATATCAGTGGATGAGAACACGTTGAAGCAAGATCTCGAGATTGCGATCCAGGAAGAAAACTACGTGGAGGCAGCTAAAATACGGGACAAACTAAAAGAGCTTCAAGAAGACAACAAAGCCTCTGTTTTGTCAGCTAATTCTAGGTTCTACCAATCTTTCAGAAACGGGGACTTAGCTGCGATGCAATCTCTGTGGTCAAAATCCGGAAACCCGTGCTGTGTTCATCCAGGAGCCAAAGGCATAACCGGGTATGATTATGTTATGGAGAGCTGGGAATTTGTGTGGATGAACTATGAGTTTCCGTTACAGATTGAGCTGAAAGATGTTGAGGCTCATGTCCGAGGCGAAGTAGGTTATGTAACGTGTATGGAGTTTGTGAAGACAAAAGGGAGTAGTAGTTGGGGAGCTCAGTTTGTTTCGAATGTGTTTGAACGGATTGATGGCCAGTGGTTTATATGCATTCACCACGCTTCTCCTGTTGATATTTGA
- the LOC104750288 gene encoding probable serine/threonine-protein kinase At5g41260 — MGCICFKPWRRSPSPSITSTVIDELDNKGEDEGSTCPSFREFSLERLRVATDGFAAGNIVSEHNERVPNIVYKGRLKDGRLIAVKRFQRLSWPDSFEFIEEAQAVGRCRSEHMANLIGCCSEGHERLLVSEYMPSGTLAKHLFHWEKRPMKWEMRLRVALLTAIALDYCNDRGIDLYHDLNTYRILFDKVGNPRLSCFGLMKCSREGKSYSTNLAFAPPEYLRLGTVIPESVTFSFGTLLLDLMSGRHIPPNHALDLFRGKNYLVLMDSALDGQFSDEDRTELIHLASRCLRPEPDERPSIKFLMSALSRLEKRADSWPNVKGENIPSPSYTKPETKQQVRLAPFGETCLRMDLSGIHELLEKVGYGEDDVMVTNEFSFQMWTGQMQENMDYKKHGDAAFRAKDFETAIEFYTEFMSGAPVISPTVLARRCLCYLMNDMFREALSDAMQAQVTSPEFSIALYLQATCLLKLGMEAEAKEALRHGSSLEAF; from the exons ATGGGCTGCATTTGCTTCAAACCTTGGCGTCGATCGCCTTCTCCGTCGATTACTTCCACCGTCATCGACGAACTAG ATAACAAAGGAGAAGACGAGGGGAGTACTTGTCCCAGTTTCAGGGAATTTAGCTTGGAGCGTTTGAGAGTCGCTACTGACGGATTCGCCGCCGGCAACATCGTGTCGGAGCACAACGAGAGGGTTCCTAATATCGTCTACAAAGGGAGGCTCAAAGACGGCAGATTGATCGCCGTCAAACGGTTTCAGAGGCTTTCGTGGCCTGATTCTTTCGAATTCATC gaggAAGCACAAGCTGTGGGGAGGTGTAGGAGTGAGCATATGGCCAATTTGATTGGTTGTTGTTCAGAAGGTCACGAGAGGCTGCTCGTTTCTGAGTACATGCCTAGTGGAACACTTGCAAAGCATCTCTTCCACT GGGAGAAACGACCAATGAAATGGGAGATGAGGCTGAGAGTTGCGTTACTTACTGCCATAGCGTTGGATTACTGTAATGATAGGGGAATAGATTTGTACCATGATCTTAACACCTACAGAATATTGTTCGATAAG GTTGGGAATCCCAGGCTGTCTTGCTTCGGTCTAATGAAGTGTAGCCGAGAGGGGAAGAGTTATAGCACTAACTTGGCATTTGCTCCTCCTGAATATTTGCGTCTAG GTACTGTGATACCGGAGAGTGTCACATTTAGCTTTGGGACCTTGTTACTCGATCTCATGAGCGGCAGACATATTCCACCGAACCAT GCACTTGATCTGTTCCGTGGCAAAAACTATCTGGTGCTAATGGATTCAGCTCTGGATGGTCAATTCTCTGATGAGGATAGAACAGAACTAATACATCTAGCTTCCCGCTGTTTACGGCCTGAACCAGACGAGAGGCCAAGCATAAAATTTCTCATGTCAGCTCTTTCAAGGCTTGAGAAACGAGCTGACTCTTGGCCCAACGTCAAAGGAGAAAACATCCCT AGTCCATCATACACTAAACCTGAAACCAAGCAGCAAGTGCGCTTGGCTCCTTTTGGAGAAACATGCTTGAGAATGGATCTAAGTGGCATACACGAACTACTCGAGAAAGTCGGATATGGAGAGGACGATGTGATGGTCACAAACGAG TTCTCATTTCAAATGTGGACGGGTCAAATGCAAGAGAATATGGATTACAAGAAGCACGGGGATGCTGCATTTCGTGCTAAAGAttttgaaaccgcaatcgaatTCTACACAGAG TTCATGAGTGGAGCACCAGTGATATCACCAACAGTATTAGCCAGACGGTGTCTATGTTACCTAATGAACGATATGTTCCGCGAGGCTCTAAGTGACGCTATGCAAGCTCAGGTCACATCACCAGAGTTTTCAATCGCTCTCTACTTACAAGCGACTTGTCTCTTAAAACTTGGGATGGAGGCTGAAGCTAAAGAAGCTCTTAGACATGGCTCTTCTCTCGAAGCTTTTTAG